A stretch of bacterium DNA encodes these proteins:
- a CDS encoding succinate--CoA ligase subunit alpha, whose protein sequence is AESARKFFRRGRVGVTSRSGGITSSIAYYLGKAGIGCSSIVHVGGDPIVGLPHPAILRKFQADTDTDAVVMFGEIGGTQEEECAEMIQRGEFSKPLVAYIGGRGAKEGTRFSHAGAIIEGGRGTYEGKISALRDAGAVIAESYDGIPEAVGRVVKS, encoded by the coding sequence GCGCGGAGAGCGCGCGGAAGTTTTTCCGGCGCGGCCGCGTGGGCGTCACTTCCCGCAGCGGCGGGATAACGTCAAGCATCGCGTATTATCTCGGCAAGGCGGGGATAGGATGCTCCAGCATCGTCCACGTAGGGGGGGACCCGATCGTGGGGCTGCCGCACCCGGCGATCCTGCGCAAATTCCAGGCCGACACGGATACGGACGCGGTGGTGATGTTCGGCGAGATCGGCGGGACGCAGGAGGAGGAGTGCGCGGAGATGATCCAACGGGGCGAGTTCTCGAAGCCGCTCGTGGCGTACATCGGCGGCAGGGGCGCGAAGGAGGGGACGAGATTTTCGCACGCCGGGGCGATCATCGAGGGCGGCAGGGGGACGTACGAGGGCAAGATATCGGCGCTGCGGGATGCGGGCGCGGTCATCGCGGAGAGCTACGACGGGATCCCGGAAGCGGTGGGGAGGGTGGTTAAAAGTTAA